The following is a genomic window from Collimonas fungivorans Ter331.
GGAAATGTTCGGCGTCTTCGGTCGTGTTGAGCGAGATCGTATTTTCTTCGGCGCCGCTGATGCCGAAATAGTTGGAAACGCTGCCGACCGCAATCACCAGCTTGCTGAAGCCAATCTGGCGCGGCGGGATCAGTTCCAGCGCCGACTCATCCAGCACCGCATCCACCGTGATCGTGTTGTTGACGCTGTCGAGCGCAGTCATGGCGCCATAGACGAAGCGGAATTTATTGTCATGCGCCAACATCTGGTAAGACAGGCCTTCCTGATGGATATCGCGCGTACCCGCGGCAACTTCATGCAGCGACGGTTTCCAGATGTGGTACAGCGCCCGGTCCACCAGCGTGACGTGGCCGCTTCCCAGCTTGCGGCCGAGCTTGCAAGCCAGTTCCAGGCCGCCGGCGCCGCCGCCGACAATCACGATTTCATCCGACATCCATTTTTCCTTCGACTTTTTATTGATCAATCACGTTGCGAAACGCTGCAGCTTGCGCAGCCCAGAATCGGCGCGCTACGCGCCAAGTCTACTTTTATAGTGCTGCATAGCGCAATAGTGCCGTAGTTTTACCGCTTTTTGATCAGGCGCGGCCAATTTGCAGTATTCGGGGAAACCCGCAACGCGCCAAAAACGGCATCGGCAGAATCCGAAAACCCCCTTTCATCATGCAAAACAGGCGCTGCAAAACATCGCTGCAAATACCCAAATGGCCTCTGGTTGACAGCCGCAGACTGCGCTATGATGAAAGCAGAGACCATTGCAAATATAATTTTCAGGAGGGTATATGTACCGGAAAATTCTCGTCGCCTACAATGGCACGCCCGAAAGCCGTTCTGCCCTGTATTCCTGCATCCAGCTGGCGCCAGGCGCTGACGTCGAGGTCCACCTGCTGGGAGTCATCAACCTCGCCACCTACCTGATGGCAGGCGAATTTGTCGCCGAATCCGCCATCAGGGCTGAAAAAACCCTGCTCGAACAAGAACTGATCAAGGGCCACAAGCTGCTCAGCGACGCCGGCATCAAGGCGATCGACCATTTTGAAAGCGGTGAACCGGTGAACGTGATCAGCGACCTGGTCAGCAAACTGGCGATAGACCTGGTAATCGTCGGCCATTCGCGCAAGAAACCGATGGCGACCCGCTGGTGGCGCGGCTCGGTCGATACCCTCCTGGTCGAAAAAGTACCCTGCAGCGTACTGGTGGCGACCGATCCCTGTCCGCCGTAAGCCCGCACCAGGCTGGTGCTCCCAGCCTTCCGCCCTGCCATCGCCTGCTTATGCCTTAGGCCCATCCGCCGGCGCCTGCTCAAGCACCGGCAATTCGATCACCACCGTCGTGCCCTTGCCTTCGCCGCCGCCAAAGCGGACTTTCCCACCCAGGTAAGTGGCCCTTTCATGCAGGCCGCGCAAACCGTGGGTGGTGGTGTTTTCAAAACGCTGCTGCGACATGCCGACGCCGTTGTCGCGCACCGTCAGCGCCAGCCGGTCTTCGTCGATGTCGAGAATCAAATCGACCTGGGTGGCCTGGGCGTGCTTGGAGACGTTGTTCAGGATTTCCTGCAGCATGCGATAGACTGCGATTTCGATCTTGTGATCGACCGTAATGTCCTCATCCGGCAAGCTGGATTTGCAGACAATCTCGGTGCGCCGGCCAAAATCTTCCAGCTGTTCGAGAATCGCCGCTTTCAAGCCGAACAGCTCAAGCGTGTTCGGCCGCAATTCAACCTGGATCCGGCGCGTGGTCGCCACCAGCGAGCTGAGCAGGGTTTGCATCTGCGCCTGGCGCTGCTGCCAATGCTCATTCTCCGGCAGGATCTTGTAGACACCTTCCAGGTGCATGCTGAGCGCCGTCAGGGATGCCCCCATGTTGTCGTGCAGCTCGCGCGCAATCGCCCGCTTCTCTTCTTCCCGTATGGTTTCCATATGGTTGGCCAATTCGCGCAGCAAGGCGGTGCGCTGGGCGATAGTACGCTCCAGCTCCAGTTCGCGCTGCCTGAGCGAATCCTCGGCGCGCTTGCGCTCGCTGATGTCGGTGGCGATGCCGACCACGCCCATGACCCGCCTGTGCTGGTCGAACCATGGCGCCTTGGTGGTCTGGAACGTCGCTATGTCGCCTGGCAGTTGTACCGTCTGTTCCAGCGTTTCCGAGACCCCGCCGCTCATGATGCGGGCATCATCCCTGTCGATGCGCACCGCATCTTCTTCGCACGCGAACAGTTCGCCGCTGCTGCGGTGCTTGGCCTCTTGCCACGTCAGTCCAAGCTGGCGCAAATAAGCCGGGTTGGCGAAAATCAGGCGTCCCTGGTGGTCTTTCACGAAAATCGGATCGTTGGTATTGTCGCTCACGGCAATCAGCAAGGCGGTGGCTTCGGCCAGCTCCGCCGCGCTTTGCAGGCGGGCGCCGTATTCGCGGTCGACCTTGCCGGCGGTGCGCCAGAAAATGAACAGCACCAGCACGCCGTCGATCAAGGTCAGCAACGGCGGCACCGAGGTACGGTCGTAGAAACCGTGGCGCGCGCCCCAATCCGCCAGCCAGTGCAGCGCGACCAGCAGCACCAGCATCTGCGGCAGGGAGCGGCGCAGCATCTGCCCCCCCGGCGCATGGCGCGTGATGATCGCCATCAGGCGCCGGTGCGGGCGCGACATCAGCAGTGCTATACCGAACAACAGGAAAGCGATGGCCGACAGCCCCGGAATGCTCGTTGCGTAGACCATCTGGGTCATTGCCGCAACGTTGTACAGGTAACCCAGCAGCGGGATCGCGCTCAAAAATATAAGGGAGATCGCCAGGTATTCGGCCAGGTGGCTTTCCTTTTTGCTGCGGCGGTCAAGCAGGAGCAAAGCCAGTCCGCACAAAATGAACCCGATAGCCACCATGGGATGCAGGCCGCTCGGGTTGTGCAAACCAGGCTGCGGCGCCAGCGCCGCAAGGAAGATCTCAAGCC
Proteins encoded in this region:
- a CDS encoding universal stress protein, producing the protein MYRKILVAYNGTPESRSALYSCIQLAPGADVEVHLLGVINLATYLMAGEFVAESAIRAEKTLLEQELIKGHKLLSDAGIKAIDHFESGEPVNVISDLVSKLAIDLVIVGHSRKKPMATRWWRGSVDTLLVEKVPCSVLVATDPCPP
- a CDS encoding PAS domain-containing sensor histidine kinase, with translation MTTDSPEAGLGNPHYRELLKTRALESLATTRTYVSRTTIAAIVVSTALMIVSAVVLIACVCQVTLPFPTSQLPLMRANTAAGFLLAAGSLLLRCLTARPQQAIRFIAQVLAVLLLLFAGAALWQEAFHNAAWLEIFLAALAPQPGLHNPSGLHPMVAIGFILCGLALLLLDRRSKKESHLAEYLAISLIFLSAIPLLGYLYNVAAMTQMVYATSIPGLSAIAFLLFGIALLMSRPHRRLMAIITRHAPGGQMLRRSLPQMLVLLVALHWLADWGARHGFYDRTSVPPLLTLIDGVLVLFIFWRTAGKVDREYGARLQSAAELAEATALLIAVSDNTNDPIFVKDHQGRLIFANPAYLRQLGLTWQEAKHRSSGELFACEEDAVRIDRDDARIMSGGVSETLEQTVQLPGDIATFQTTKAPWFDQHRRVMGVVGIATDISERKRAEDSLRQRELELERTIAQRTALLRELANHMETIREEEKRAIARELHDNMGASLTALSMHLEGVYKILPENEHWQQRQAQMQTLLSSLVATTRRIQVELRPNTLELFGLKAAILEQLEDFGRRTEIVCKSSLPDEDITVDHKIEIAVYRMLQEILNNVSKHAQATQVDLILDIDEDRLALTVRDNGVGMSQQRFENTTTHGLRGLHERATYLGGKVRFGGGEGKGTTVVIELPVLEQAPADGPKA